Proteins co-encoded in one Cytobacillus sp. NJ13 genomic window:
- a CDS encoding sigma-70 family RNA polymerase sigma factor: MERLSAEAFEDIYSEYSDRIYGYIFLLVNDKEVAEDLTQDTFIKAYKYMSQFNGESQIFTWLVRISRNVAIDYLRKKNRFKFFSIEKFQLQSDEETPTEIMIKGEKVTLLYEAIRHLKLSYQEVLILRKIKEFSIKETAEILNWNENKVKITTSRALAALKKELQKRGEIHEELIRIR, from the coding sequence AGAAGCATTTGAAGATATTTACAGCGAATACAGCGATCGAATTTATGGATACATATTTCTTCTCGTGAATGATAAGGAAGTCGCCGAAGATCTGACACAGGACACCTTTATAAAAGCTTATAAATATATGAGTCAATTTAATGGGGAGTCCCAGATCTTTACATGGCTTGTCCGAATATCAAGAAATGTAGCCATTGATTATCTGCGCAAAAAAAACAGATTCAAATTTTTCTCAATTGAAAAATTCCAGCTCCAATCAGATGAAGAGACTCCAACCGAGATTATGATTAAGGGTGAAAAAGTTACACTCTTATATGAAGCAATCCGCCATTTGAAATTAAGTTATCAAGAAGTGCTGATTTTAAGAAAAATAAAGGAGTTTTCCATCAAGGAAACGGCCGAAATCTTGAATTGGAATGAAAACAAAGTAAAAATCACCACTTCCAGGGCACTCGCAGCTCTAAAAAAAGAATTGCAGAAAAGGGGGGAAATCCATGAAGAACTCATTCGGATTCGATAA